DNA from Candidatus Margulisiibacteriota bacterium:
CTGGGAAATACTTAAAAAATGGGGAGTTCAGCATGCCGTCAAAGAGAAATTAAGCCCGCACAGGTTGCGGCACACCTTTGCCACCAACCTTCTGGAAAATAATGTAGATTTAAGGTATATACAGGAAATGCTCGGTCATAGTAATATATCAACGACAGAAATTTATACCGCGGTGAGCACCAAACGTTTGCACGAAATTTATGACAAAGCTCACCCCAGGGCCTGAAATCTATGATCTTATTGTATTATTCAATAAACGTGGTTGCTTTGATTGTGTCGGTTATTTTTCATGAACTGGCACATGGTTACGCGGCTTTATATTTTGGTGACGATACTGCCAAAAATGCCAAAAGGCTCAGCCTCAATCCGGTTAAACATCTGGACCCCATCGGTTCTGTTCTGCTACCGCTAATCCTGTTGGCTATCCGTTCACCTTTTTTGTTTGGCTGGGCCAAACCTGTTCCCATTAATTACAGCAAAATGAGAAATCCCAAAGTCAATATAGTTTTTGTGTCGCTTGTAGGCCCTCTGGTCAATATCCTGTTTATTATTCTGGGGTTTGTTTGCCTGAAAACAGTCAGCAATTATATAACTCATTTTTATTCTCATGATATTTTCCAGTATTACTTGACGCTTACACCGGACCTGAAAATGAACGTTTTAAAAAGTGAACACTTGAAATATTATTTTCTGGCTGCCGAATTTTTTATCCAGTTAATACTTATCAACTCCATACTGGCTTTTTTTAATTTAATACCCATACCGCCATTAGACGGCTCCAGATTACTAATACCTTTCCTTTCTCCCAAGATGGAAGCAGTCTATTATTCGCTGGAAAGATACGGCGTAGTACTGATTTTCGTTTTGTTATATTTCAACGTTTTTGATAGTATCTTCGGTTTTATCCTTAATTTTTTTGTAAGGCTTATTTTTAGTTTGTAACAAGTACAGTTCTGTCATTTCACGGCCTGTGTTATAATTACTTCTAGCTATGCAAACAGATATTTTAGTCATTGGCGGAGGCCCCGCAGGCCTTACAGCCGGGATTTACGCGGGAAGAGCCAAACGCTCGGTTCTCATTCTGGAACGGGCTATTGTCGGAGGTCAGCAAGGGCTCACAGAAAAGATTGAAAATTATCCGGGCACAGGTAAAGAAGGCAAAAGCGGATATGAACTTAGCCGTTTAATGGAAGAACAGGCCACAACTTTTGGGGCAAAAGTTTTGAATGACGGAGTAAAAACCGCGGATTTGGCCGGAAACCTGAAAAAAATTCAAACTAATTTTAATGGGCAGATAGAAGCGAAAGCTGTCATTATTGCTACCGGACGCGACCCCAAACATATAGGTATTCCCGGTGAAGAAGAATTCCGGGGCAAAGGCGTTTCTTATTGTGCGGTTTGTGACGGTGCTTTTTTCCGGGAAAAAAAAGTAGCGGTTATCGGTGGTGGCAATAGTGCGCTGGAAGAAGCTTTGTACCTTACCAAATTTGCTTCTAAAGTGATTATCATTCATCGGCGCAAGGAATTCAGGGCGGATAAAATTGTGCAGGACAAGGTCAGGCAGCATCCCAAGATTGAGCTGCTCCTGGAATATGTTCCGGAAAAAATTCAGGGCAAAACCGTGGTTGAGTCTCTGGTCCTGAAAGACGTGAATTCAGGAAGTTCTAAAGAAATCAATGTTCAGGGAGTCTTTATTTA
Protein-coding regions in this window:
- a CDS encoding site-2 protease family protein — protein: MILLYYSINVVALIVSVIFHELAHGYAALYFGDDTAKNAKRLSLNPVKHLDPIGSVLLPLILLAIRSPFLFGWAKPVPINYSKMRNPKVNIVFVSLVGPLVNILFIILGFVCLKTVSNYITHFYSHDIFQYYLTLTPDLKMNVLKSEHLKYYFLAAEFFIQLILINSILAFFNLIPIPPLDGSRLLIPFLSPKMEAVYYSLERYGVVLIFVLLYFNVFDSIFGFILNFFVRLIFSL
- the trxB gene encoding thioredoxin-disulfide reductase, translated to MQTDILVIGGGPAGLTAGIYAGRAKRSVLILERAIVGGQQGLTEKIENYPGTGKEGKSGYELSRLMEEQATTFGAKVLNDGVKTADLAGNLKKIQTNFNGQIEAKAVIIATGRDPKHIGIPGEEEFRGKGVSYCAVCDGAFFREKKVAVIGGGNSALEEALYLTKFASKVIIIHRRKEFRADKIVQDKVRQHPKIELLLEYVPEKIQGKTVVESLVLKDVNSGSSKEINVQGVFIYVGNIPNTDMFKPDLALDNNGYIVTDEDMHTNLEGVFAAGDVRQKSLRQVVTAVADGAIAAIEADKYLEKEG